One Clavibacter zhangzhiyongii genomic region harbors:
- the hemE gene encoding uroporphyrinogen decarboxylase, which produces MIVPVTTPSAPASAPASAAVPLPAEHPLNTRTASSLLVEAYRGHRGERAPVWFMRQAGRSLPEYRELRVGTRMLDACLDPEMASEITLQPVRRHHVDAGIFFSDIVIPLKLAGVGVDIVAGRGPVLEEPVRTAADVAALPSLDPAALEPIRQAVARTVAELGDTPLIGFAGAPFTLAAYLVEGGPSKDHIAARGLMHADPDAWDALMRWCAEITGVFLHAQVMAGASAAQLFDSWAGGLSLADYTQRVAPASALALDHVRTVTAADGRTVPLVHFGVGTGELLGAMRDVGVDTVGVDWRIPLDEASRRLGGSTPVQGNVDPALLAAPWPILEAHVRDVLERGKAAPAHVLNLGHGVPPETDPTVLTRIVDLVRE; this is translated from the coding sequence ATGATCGTCCCCGTGACCACGCCCTCCGCTCCCGCCTCCGCGCCCGCATCCGCCGCCGTCCCGCTCCCCGCGGAGCACCCGCTCAACACCCGCACCGCGTCGTCGCTGCTCGTCGAGGCCTACCGCGGCCACCGCGGCGAGCGCGCGCCCGTGTGGTTCATGCGCCAGGCCGGACGGTCGCTGCCCGAGTACCGGGAGCTCCGCGTGGGCACCCGCATGCTCGACGCGTGCCTCGACCCGGAGATGGCCAGCGAGATCACGCTGCAGCCGGTGCGCCGCCACCACGTGGACGCGGGCATCTTCTTCAGCGACATCGTCATCCCCCTGAAGCTCGCGGGCGTGGGCGTCGACATCGTCGCGGGCCGCGGCCCGGTGCTCGAGGAGCCCGTGCGCACCGCCGCCGACGTCGCCGCCCTGCCGTCGCTCGACCCCGCCGCGCTGGAGCCCATCCGCCAGGCCGTCGCGCGCACGGTCGCCGAGCTCGGCGACACCCCGCTCATCGGCTTCGCGGGCGCCCCGTTCACGCTCGCCGCGTACCTCGTCGAGGGCGGCCCGAGCAAGGACCACATCGCGGCCCGCGGCCTCATGCACGCGGATCCCGACGCCTGGGACGCCCTCATGCGCTGGTGCGCCGAGATCACCGGCGTCTTCCTGCACGCGCAGGTCATGGCCGGCGCCTCCGCCGCGCAGCTCTTCGACTCGTGGGCCGGCGGCCTCTCGCTCGCCGACTACACCCAGCGCGTCGCCCCGGCGTCCGCGCTCGCGCTCGACCACGTGCGCACCGTCACCGCCGCCGACGGCCGCACCGTCCCCCTCGTCCACTTCGGCGTCGGCACCGGCGAGCTCCTCGGCGCGATGCGCGACGTGGGCGTCGACACGGTCGGCGTCGACTGGCGCATCCCGCTCGACGAGGCGTCGCGCCGGCTCGGCGGGTCGACGCCCGTGCAGGGCAACGTCGACCCGGCGCTGCTCGCGGCCCCCTGGCCGATCCTCGAGGCGCACGTCCGCGACGTGCTCGAGCGCGGGAAGGCCGCGCCCGCGCACGTCCTCAACCTCGGCCACGGCGTGCCGCCCGAGACCGACCCCACCGTGCTCACCCGCATCGTGGACCTCGTCCGTGAGTAG